Proteins found in one Colletes latitarsis isolate SP2378_abdomen chromosome 8, iyColLati1, whole genome shotgun sequence genomic segment:
- the Crb gene encoding cell polarity complex component crumbs isoform X1, whose protein sequence is MRARYVVAVLTSLLVVTDEAPQDIRHKNYDEHPREAYFNGSSFLKLGSFVSVHRHSGLSFRTCDGGQLFMQKYKDDSVSLEVTPDGLLFVAIVDQQRYKARLNARLLNNAWHNVNLFFRLGNLTLNAAGHTQVIANATYNAAILTLPDYDMNDSLIVGEGFRGCILQGPGILFNGSINNGAVFGPCPTDSKGCGTSGLGGGIGSSPITTMDFCHHEPCMMHGKCVSRQDRYECHCYARYSGNNCQIDNGPPCLNGPCRNGGTCNEDQKGDFSCTCKPGFTGTFCESQLGVRLCEQSPCRNDGVCLALTDTEYKCECLPGWTGKNCETNFNECSSNPCRHGGMCIDGINNYTCLCDRTGYEGLNCDIDIDECLANPCLNNGVCFDNYGGYICHCPNGFEGQNCELNLNECLSNPCMHGGDCVDDVGSYHCTCPPGYAGRHCDLRSLCENAACPPNSICVEDAHGPQCVCNPGFMGNPPNCTINYCASNPCVNGGTCTSNKDGYNCTCPPEWKGATCQSSASDWCPACYNGGSCIETRFGIMCQCPRFWTGPQCKDPITCRDLPCKQASACHDYPGGYYCTCEPGWTGPECSIDVDECSSDPCRNGGICIDQLNTYYCQCFPGYTGKNCQINVDECLSQPCQNGGTCIDRINGYTCNCTKDFMDENCEREYNACAINPCQNNGNCTLISRSRREFVCECPRGFEGKTCDINVDDCVDVICPDGKVCVDGIAGYECKCREGYRDPNCTLIVDHCATKPCNNGNCIDRGELGFDCNCTDGYEGKFCDEDVDECEEKGSSLCNNGICVNKDGSYNCYCRPGFSGDHCDINIDECLCGPCKNNATCIDGINTFECQCPPGYSGKTCDVDVNECESNPCLNGASCVDEIASYACICSLGFRGLNCEINIDDCEPQPCLNHGRCIDGINNYTCDCSDTGFEGARCEKNIDDCRSEPCKNGALCIDDIKNYKCQCYAGYTGKNCETDVNECESSPCQYNGTCLERSNRELYKSDSLTLPSIFNQEFSYANASGYECLCVQGVTGKNCELNINECDSNPCQAGTCVDRIGGYTCECDEGYEGDHCQHDIDECKRYTPCEHGVCTDGRADYTCTCEPEYGGKNCSVELIGCQGNACQNGGTCWPYLVDETIHKFNCTCPNGYHGEICDYVTTMSLSGSSYVLVNTTRDEGYDIQFRFRTTLPNGLLAIGKGSTFYILELVNGKLNLHSSLLNKWEGVFIGSGLNDSTWQKVFVAINATHLVLSANEEQTIYPISLNEGSNSNHTSFPMTYVGGTTSYLRRLTHGPSFFVGCTEDVVINGEWVYSGTSLKTVSMEDVEPGCPREAQCSPNPCKNGGHCTDRWRDFSCKCERPYLGHTCQYNMTAATFGYENITNGYVTVKVSDVARRSVRSIVDISMFIRTRQDRGDIFYLGSEPSQQTDFKPQEKTYIAAQLESGELLVRIQFNGTEAYTVGGVKLNDGNNHLIQVIRNVTLVQVKINGTEYFRKTISASGQLNVTVLYLGGLPQASRYIRQVDNRQIDVPQAPQVNFKGIIQDVQISNGIETMVVEFFPLKANDIPPPIQFGNVTFDYDKVLEGVVSDNVCVSSPCNHNGTCHVTWNDFWCQCPRGYTGKTCQEMEFCQLQDCPAGSKCQNLDDGYECIANATFDGVSTSFTYVYNQVEEKNVTDSTIDTVQITYRSNTGGTLMHIVPHVGDQHFTVSVYKDKITVSWRLDMQNQGILTFAKAEADGNWTSIVLRLNNNSMECGYANSNEEVASHVSPNFSFSLWYDLLVTGTVTLGGLGSTFSDRHNYVTVGSSKQILENKSGIQDNSIEFNERVLTTVSPPHNIMSGEAFKGCLGEVRIGSMLLHYFPYEEVYQNANFTPLEYLSLKENNSTHHESIGCQLCFDVDCKNDGYCLDKANSYVCECPPGYTEDDCSFNIDECIGNKCENEATCVDGIANYTCVCNSGWQGWLCDSDINECVPLNPCQHDGVCLNLPGYFRCECPDQFTGELCQNLRLITCENEPCKNGDCTNIVNPQTGDNFTCTCATGYEGSLCDVPYCIGRKCQNGGRCDSTYQTPRCVCPPGYSGLYCEINIDDCAPDAEGNVPCKNDGKCYDGVNNFTCDCTDTGYTAADCSYDIDECQDPSTDCGHGRCENLPGTYQCICDPGYCGYKCGMVDPCRGQDYCQNGGTCKCGDDGGYKCHCTPQYTGQNCTETENFLGSQALDIAVIVGPIVGCLFLIAASSLIALFMMARKKRATRGTYSPSAQEFSNPRVEMDNVMKPPPEERLI, encoded by the exons taCTGACTAGCTTATTAGTGGTCACGGACGAGGCGCCGCAAGACATTAGGCACAAAAACTACGACGAGCATCCTCGGGAAGCATACTTCAACGGTTCGTCTTTTCTCAAGCTCGGCTCCTTCGTCTCGGTGCATAGGCATAGCGGCCTGAGCTTTCGAACCTGCGATGGCGGCCAACTTTTCATGCAGAAATACAAGGACGATTCCGTCAGTCTCGAAGTCACTCCGGACGGGCTCCTCTTTGTGGCCATCGTCGATCAACAACGTTACAAAGCAAGGCTGAACGCCAGGTTGCTGAACAATGCCTGGCATAACGTGAATCTATTTTTTAGACTTGGAAATCTCACTTTAAACGCAGCTGGTCACACACAG GTAATTGCTAATGCGACTTATAATGCTGCGATTCTCACGCTACCGGACTACGACATGAATGACTCTCTCATTGTGGGAGAGGGGTTCAGGGGATGCATCCTGCAAGGCCCTGGTATACTTTTTAATGGTTCTATCAATAACGGAGCTGTCTTTGGACCCTGTCCCACGGATAGCAAAGGAT GTGGTACGAGCGGACTCGGAGGTGGTATAGGATCAAGCCCAATTACCACCATGGATTTCTGCCACCACGAGCCATGCATGATGCATGGCAAATGCGTGTCAAGGCAGGATCGTTATGAGTGCCACTGTTACGCCCGATATTCCGGCAACAACTGTCAAATTGACAATG GTCCACCGTGCCTGAACGGGCCGTGTCGAAACGGCGGCACGTGCAACGAGGACCAAAAAGGAGATTTCAGTTGCACTTGCAAACCTGGATTTACCGGAACTTTCTGCGAATCGCAGCTAGGCGTGCGACTTTGCGAGCAAAGTCCGTGCAGAAACGACGGCGTCTGCTTGGCGCTCACCGACACCGAATACAAGTGCGAGTGCTTACCCGGATGGACAGGAAAGAATTGCGAGACCAATTTCAACGAGTGCTCCTCAAATCCTTGCAGGCATGGCGGAATGTGCATCGACGGTATCAATAATTATACCTGCTTATGCGATAGAACGGG ATACGAGGGTTTAAATTGCGACATCGATATCGACGAGTGCTTAGCGAATCCCTGTCTCAATAATGGAGTGTGCTTCGATAATTACGGCGGCTACATTTGTCATTGCCCGAACGGTTTCGAGGGTCAAAACTGCGAGCTGAACTTGAACGAGTGCCTGTCAAACCCATGCATGCACGGCGGGGATTGCGTGGACGACGTCGGTTCCTATCATTGCACCTGTCCGCCCGGATACGCCGGACGACACTGCGACCTCAGAAGCTTATGCGAAAATGCAGCATGCCCGCCTAACAGTATATGCGTGGAGGACGCCCACGGGCCGCAGTGCGTCTGCAACCCAGGATTCATGGGCAATCCTCCGAATTGCACTATCAATTACTGCGCCAGCAATCCGTGCGTCAATGGAGGGACCTGCACGAGCAACAAGGACGGGTATAATTGTACTTGCCCGCCAGAATGGAAAG GAGCTACCTGTCAATCGTCCGCCTCGGATTGGTGTCCCGCCTGTTACAACGGTGGCAGTTGTATCGAAACGCGTTTCGGTATCATGTGTCAGTGCCCGAGATTCTGGACGGGACCCCAATGCAAGGATCCGATCACCTGTCGCGATCTGCCCTGTAAGCAAGCTTCCGCTTGCCACGACTAT CCCGGCGGCTATTATTGCACCTGCGAGCCAGGATGGACGGGCCCCGAGTGCTCCATCGACGTGGACGAGTGCTCCAGCGATCCCTGTCGTAACGGCGGCATCTGCATCGATCAACTAAATACCTACTACTGTCAATGTTTCCCGGGATACACTG GGAAGAACTGCCAGATCAACGTGGACGAGTGTTTATCGCAGCCTTGTCAGAACGGCGGCACGTGCATCGATCGGATCAATGGATACACTTGCAACTGCACCAAGGATTTCATGGACGAGAATTGCGAGCGCGAGTATAACGCGTGCGCGATAAATCCTTGCCAGAACAATGGAAACTGCACGCTGATATCGAGGTCTCGACGCGAGTTCGTTTGCGAGTGTCCGCGAGGTTTCGAAGGCAAAACTTGCGACATCAACGTGGACGACTGCGTGGACGTGATATGCCCGGACGGGAAGGTCTGCGTCGACGGGATCGCCGGTTACGAGTGCAAATGCCGCGAGGGTTACAGAGACCCTAATTGCACCCTTATCGTTGACCATTGCGCGACGAAACCTTGCAACAACGGCAATTGTATCGACCGCGGAGAACTCGGTTTTGACTGCAACTGCACCGACGGCTACGAAG GGAAATTTTGCGACGAGGACGTGGACGAGTGCGAGGAAAAAGGCAGCTCGCTGTGCAACAACGGAATCTGCGTGAACAAGGACGGCAGCTACAATTGTTACTGCCGGCCTGGTTTCTCCGGGGACCATTGCGACATCAACATCGACGAGTGCTTGTGCGGACCGTGCAAGAACAACGCCACGTGCATCGATGGAATTAACACCTTCGAGTGCCAGTGTCCGCCCGGTTACTCGGGCAAAACCTGCGACGTGGACGTGAACGAATGTGAGAGCAACCCATGTTTGAACGGGGCGTCCTGCGTCGACGAGATCGCCAGCTACGCGTGCATCTGTTCCCTGGGTTTCCGGGGACTGAACTGCGAGATAAACATCGACGATTGCGAGCCCCAACCGTGCTTAAATCACGGCCGTTGCATCGACGGTATAAACAATTACACCTGCGACTGCAGCGACACCGGTTTCGAGGGGGCGCGTTGCGAGAAAAACATCGACGATTGTCGGTCGGAGCCGTGCAAGAACGGCGCGCTCTGCATAGACGATATCAAAAATTACAAGTGCCAATGTTACGCCGGTTACACCGGTAAAAATTGCGAGACCGACGTAAACGAATGCGAGAGCTCGCCGTGCCAATACAACGGCACTTGCTTGGAGAGATCGAACAGAGAGTTATATAAGAGCGACTCGTTGACGTTACCGTCGATATTCAATCAAGAGTTCAGCTACGCGAACGCGAGCGG GTACGAGTGTTTGTGTGTGCAAGGCGTCACGGGGAAGAATTGCGAATTAAATATTAACGAGTGCGATAGCAATCCATGCCAGGCGGGAACCTGCGTGGATCGTATCGGGGGCTACACCTGCGAATGCGACGAGGGTTACGAGGGCGATCATTGTCAGCACGACATCGACGAATGCAAAAGGTACACGCCGTGCGAGCACGGTGTGTGCACCGACGGAAGAGCCGATTACACGTGCACTTGCGAACCGGAGTATGGCGGGAAGAATTGTTCGGTGGAGCTGATTGGTTGTCAAGGAAATGCCTGTCAAAATGGCggcacttgttggccgtatctcgTCGACGAGACTATACACAAGTTCAACTGTACGTGTCCGAACGGATATCACGGGGAGATCTGCGATTAC gTAACGACAATGTCCCTGAGCGGGAGTTCGTACGTTCTGGTGAACACTACTCGCGACGAAGGATACGACATACAGTTCCGGTTTCGAACAACCCTGCCGAACGGATTGCTCGCGATCGGGAAGGGATCGACGTTTTATATTCTCGAACTGGTGAACGGGAAATTAAACCTACACTCGAGCCTCCTGAACAAATGGGAAGGAGTATTCATTGGTAGCGGTTTGAACGATTCCACCTGGCAGAAAGTATTTGTGGCGATCAATGCCACGCACTTGGTACTCTCGGCCAACGAAGAGCAGACGATTTATCCTATAAGCTTGAACGAGGGTTCCAATTCCAATCACACGTCTTTCCCAATGACCTACGTCGGTGGTACCACTAGCTACCTACGACGATTGACCCACGGCCCTTCCTTCTTCGTGGGTTGCACCGAGGATGTCGTTATTAACGGAGAATGG GTATACTCTGGTACCTCGCTAAAGACCGTGTCCATGGAGGACGTTGAACCAGGCTGCCCCCGAGAGGCTCAGTGCTCGCCAAATCCTTGTAAAAACGGTGGCCACTGCACGGACAGATGGCGCGATTTTTCCTGCAAATGCGAACGACCGTATCTTGGCCACACTTGCCAATACAACATGACAGCAGCTACGTTCGGATACGAAAATATTACGAACGGATACGTGACCGTGAAGGTGTCCGACGTAGCCAGAAGATCGGTCAGATCGATCGTCGATATCTCTATGTTCATTCGGACGAGACAAGACAGAGGCGACATATTTTATTTAGGCTCGGAACCGAGTCAACAGACGGACTTCAAGCCTCAAGAGAAAACTTATATAGCGGCtcagttggaaagtggcgaattGCTCGTTAGAATTCAATTCAACGGCACGGAAGCATACACGGTCGGTGGCGTGAAGCTGAACGACGGAAACAACCATCTGATACAAGTGATCAGAAACGTCACGTTGGTCCAAGTGAAAATTAACGGTACCGAGTACTTCCGGAAAACTATCAGCGCGTCCGGCCAATTGAACGTAACCGTTCTATATTTGGGAGGTTTGCCACAAGCGTCTAGGTACATACGACAAGTCGATAATCGTCAAATAGACGTACCGCAAGCTCCTCAAGTTAACTTCAAAGGCATCATTCAGGATGTTCAGATATCGAACGGTATTGAAACTATGGTCGTCGAATTCTTCCCTCTGAAG GCAAACGACATTCCGCCACCGATACAATTTGGTAACGTAACGTTCGATTACGACAAAGTGCTCGAGGGCGTAGTGTCCGACAACGTCTGCGTGAGCAGTCCGTGCAACCACAACGGAACCTGCCACGTCACGTGGAACGACTTCTGGTGCCAGTGTCCGCGCGGATACACCGGGAAGACTTGCCAGGAGATGGAGTTTTGCCAGCTGCAAGATTGCCCCGCCGGATCCAAGTGCCAGAACCTCGACGACGGCTACGAGTGCATCGCTAACGCCACTTTCGACGGGGTGTCGACGTCCTTCACCTACGTTTACAATCAGGTGGAGGAGAAGAACGTGACCGATTCGACGATCGACACCGTACAGATTACCTACCGATCGAACACTGGCGGCACCCTGATGCACATCGTGCCCCACGTGGGCGATCAACATTTCACGGTTTCCGTTTACAAAGACAAGATCACGGTATCCTGGCGCTTGGATATGCAAAATCAAGGAATACTGACGTTCGCCAAAGCGGAAGCCGACGGAAACTGGACGTCCATAGTATTGAGATTGAACAACAACTCCATGGAGTGCGGATACGCCAACTCCAACGAGGAGGTTGCGTCCCACGTCAGCCCGAATTTCAGTTTCTCTTTGTGGTACGATTTACTGGTCACTGGAACCGTCACGTTGGGCGGGCTTGGTTCCACCTTCTCCGACAGGCACAATTACGTGACCGTCGGTTCCAGTAAACAGATACTGGAAAATAAAAGCGGCATACAAGACAATTCGATAGAATTCAACGAACGTGTATTGACCACCGTCTCACCGCCCCATAACATAATGTCAG gaGAAGCTTTCAAGGGATGTTTGGGCGAAGTACGAATCGGAAGCATGCTGTTGCATTACTTCCCGTACGAAGAGGTTTATCAAAACGCGAATTTCACGCCCCTCGAGTATCTGTCGCTAAAAGAGAATAATTCGACGCACCACGAGAGCATCGGTTGTCAACTTTGCTTCGACGTGGACTGCAAAAACGATGGTTACTGTCTCGACAAAGCGAACAGCTACGTTTGCGAGTGCCCTCCGGGTTACACGGAGGACGATTGTTCTTTCAACATCGACGAGTGCATCGGCAACAAGTGTGAAAACGAAGCCACCTGCGTAGACGGAATTGCTAATTACACGTGCGTGTGCAACAGCGGATGGCAAGGATGGTT ATGCGACAGCGACATCAACGAGTGCGTGCCTCTCAATCCTTGTCAGCACGATGGAGTGTGCTTAAATCTTCCCGGATATTTCCGATGCGAATGTCCAGATCAATTTACTGGCGAGCTGTGTCAGAATCTACGTTTGATTACCTGCGAGAACGAACCGTGCAAAAACGGTGATTGCACGAACATCGTGAATCCGCAAACTGGGGATAATTTCACGTGTACCTGTGCGACGGGTTACGAAGGTTCGCTTTGCGATGTTCCTTACTGTATCGGGCGAAAGTGTCAAAATGGCGGCAGATGCGATTCCACGTACCAG ACACCTCGTTGCGTCTGTCCACCTGGTTACTCCGGACTTTATTGCGAAATTAATATCGACGACTGCGCCCCGGATGCTGAAGGAAATGTACCGTGCAAGAACGATGGGAAATGTTACGACGGCGTAAACAATTTCACCTGCGACTGTACCGATACTGGTTACACAGCGGCAGATTGTTCTTACGACATAGACGAATGTCAAGATCCATCCACAGACTGTGGTCACGGACGATGCGAGAATTTACCAGGCACCTATCAGTGCATTTGTGATCCGGGTTATTGCGGATATAAATGCGGAATGGTGGATCCCTGTAGAGGG CAGGATTACTGTCAAAATGGCGGCACGTGTAAATGTGGCGACGACGGTGGTTATAAGTGTCATTGCACACCGCAATATACCGGACAAAATTGTACAGAG ACGGAGAACTTTTTGGGAAGTCAAGCGCTCGACATAGCTGTGATCGTTGGCCCTATCGTCGGGTGTCTCTTCCTCATTGCAGCAAGCTCTTTGATCGCGTTGTTCATGATGGCTAGAAAGAAACGAGCGACCCGTGGAACGTACAGTCCGAGCGCTCAAGAGTTCAGCAATCCGCGCGTAGAAATGGACAACGTGATGAAGCCGCCGCCGGAAGAGAGAttaatctaa